A window from Neodiprion fabricii isolate iyNeoFabr1 chromosome 2, iyNeoFabr1.1, whole genome shotgun sequence encodes these proteins:
- the LOC124175997 gene encoding THO complex subunit 4, which produces MKMVDKIEMSLDDIIKQNKGGRTRGSGRRGRGTASPRRGIRGASRAGGGVMRGRSRGGIGRSAVPYTRGDVNSAWKHDMFDGVKKVGRGAVGGTGTTKLLVSNLDFGVSDSDIQELFSEFGPLKSAAVHYDRSGRSLGSADVIFERRADAIKAMKQYNGVPLDGREMNIQVATSELPVTSSIRGSRLSGGSFVQRAQPRFRGARGASSNRGRGTGGRRGGTRGGGRTPAKTPTAEELDAELEAYVKEVK; this is translated from the exons ATGAAGATGGTAGACAAAATAGAAATGAGTCTGGATGACATTATCAAGCAGAACAAAGGTGGAAGAACCCGGGGCAGCGGACGTCGTGGACGCGGAACAGCTTCGCCGAGACGTGGTATCCGAGGTGCGTCGCGAGCCGGCGGTGGAGTGATGCGCGGCCGAAGCCGAGGAGGAATTGGCCGCTCAGCCGTTCCATACACCCgg GGAGATGTGAACAGTGCTTGGAAACATGACATGTTTGATGGAGTGAAGAAAGTTGGACGAGGTGCAGTTGGTGGTACAGGCACAACCAAACTACTTGTTTCGAATTTAGATTTTGGGGTGTCCGATTCAGATATTCAG GAATTATTCAGTGAGTTTGGCCCATTGAAATCAGCTGCTGTACACTATGACAGATCTGGTCGATCGCTTGGCTCAGCAGATGTTATATTTGAAAGAAGAGCAGATGCCATTAAAGCAATGAAACAGTACAATGGCGTGCCTCTTGAtg GTCGAGAGATGAATATTCAAGTAGCAACTTCAGAACTTCCAGTAACCTCATCTATCCGAGGAAGTAGACTCAGTGGTGGTAGCTTCGTACAAAGAGCCCAACCGCGCTTCAGAGGAGCTCGTGGAGCTAGTTCCAACCGAG GTCGTGGAACCGGTGGTCGACGTGGTGGAACTAGAGGAGGTGGACGGACGCCAGCCAAAACTCCAACTGCAGAAGAGTTGGATGCAGAATTAGAAGCATACGTTAAGGAAGTGAAGTAA